The following proteins are encoded in a genomic region of Nerophis lumbriciformis linkage group LG23, RoL_Nlum_v2.1, whole genome shotgun sequence:
- the LOC133622760 gene encoding keratin, type II cytoskeletal 8-like, producing MMMGRKSYSISGSSGGSRRSLAGGASSGGYTVKRSSYNLGSSAGGFGMGSSTGGMGMGGSMGGGFNMSSSGSMMSGNYGSGGFMAPHITAVTYNQSLLAPLKMDIDPSIQAVRTQEKEQIKTLNNRFASFIDKVRFLEQQNKMLETKWSLLQDQTTTRSNIDAMFEAYIANLRRQLDGLGNEKVKLDGELRNMQMQVEDFKKKYEEEIHKRTAAENEFVLLKKDVDGAYMKKVELEAKADALQDEINFLRAVYEAELRELQSQIKDTSVVVEMDNSRNLDMDSIVAEVRAQYEDIANRSKADAESWYKQKYEEMQSSAGQYGDDLRSTKAEIAELNRMIARLQNEIEAIKAQRANIEAQIAEAEERGELAVKDARQRIKDLEEALQRAKQDMARQVREYQELMNVKMALDIEIATYRKLLEGEEFRLSAGPTSATIHVQQTSSSGYSSGGASSGGGFGYSGSSSMSGGYGSSMSGGYGSSSNMSGGSSMGGSYGGAITKSSVTTTSSRRYN from the exons ATGATGATGGGCAGGAAATCATACTCCATCTCAGGCTCCAGCGGCGGTTCCAGGAGGTCGCTTGCAGGAGGAGCCTCATCCGGCGGCTACACCGTCAAAAGATCCAGCTACAATCTCGGTTCCTCCGCTGGCGGTTTCGGGATGGGCAGCAGCACGGGTGGCATGGGCATGGGTGGTAGCATGGGTGGTGGTTTTAACATGAGCTCTTCTGGCTCAATGATGAGTGGTAACTACGGATCAGGCGGCTTCATGGCTCCCCACATCACCGCAGTCACGTACAACCAGAGCCTTCTGGCCCCCCTGAAAATGGATATTGACCCCTCCATCCAGGCTGTGCGCACCCAGGAAAAGGAGCAGATCAAGACCCTGAACAACCGCTTTGCCTCCTTCATTGACAAG GTCCGTTTCCTGGAGCAGCAGAACAAGATGCTGGAGACCAAGTGGAGTCTCCTGCAGGACCAGACCACCACCCGCTCCAACATCGACGCCATGTTCGAGGCGTACATCGCCAACCTGCGCCGGCAGCTCGACGGGCTGGGCAACGAGAAAGTCAAGCTGGACGGAGAACTGAGGAACATGCAGATGCAGGTGGAGGACTTCAAGAAGAA GTATGAGGAGGAAATCCACAAACGCACGGCGGCTGAGAACGAGTTTGTACTCCTAAAGAAG GACGTTGATGGTGCCTACATGAAaaaggtggagctggaggccaaaGCCGATGCTCTTCAGGACGAAATCAACTTCCTCAGGGCCGTCTATGAGGCT GAGCTTCGTGAGCTGCAGTCCCAGATCAAGGACACCTCAGTCGTTGTGGAGATGGACAACAGCCGTAACCTGGATATGGATTCCATTGTGGCTGAAGTGCGCGCTCAGTATGAGGACATCGCCAACCGCAGCAAGGCTGATGCAGAGTCCTGGTACAAACAGAAG TACGAGGAGATGCAGAGCTCTGCTGGACAGTACGGTGATGACCTCCGCTCGACCAAGGCTGAGATCGCCGAGCTGAACCGCATGATCGCCCGTCTGCAGAATGAGATTGAGGCAATCAAAGCACAG AGGGCCAACATTGAGGCCCAGATTGCTGAGGCTGAGGAGCGTGGTGAGCTGGCAGTGAAGGATGCCAGGCAGCGCATCAAAGATCTGGAAGAGGCTCTCCAGAGAGCAAAGCAGGACATGGCCCGCCAGGTGCGTGAGTACCAGGAGCTGATGAACGTCAAGATGGCCCTAGACATCGAAATCGCCACCTACAGGAAACTGCTGGAAGGAGAGGAGTTCAG GCTGTCCGCTGGACCCACCAGTGCAACCATCCACGTGCAGCAAACTTCAAGCAGTG GATACTCCAGCGGCGGCGCCTCTTCTGGTGGTGGATTCGGCTACAGCGGCAGCAGCAGCATGTCTGGCGGCTATGGCAGCAGCATGTCTGGCGGCTATGGCAGCAGCAGCAACATGTCTGGCGGCAGCAGCATGGGCGGCAGCTACGGCGGTGCCATCACCAAGTCCTCAGTCACCACCACCAGTTCCAGAAGATACAATTAA